Genomic DNA from Stigmatopora nigra isolate UIUO_SnigA chromosome 17, RoL_Snig_1.1, whole genome shotgun sequence:
aacacatttcaaatagatCATTAAACAAACATGTTCATGTTGTAATGTTATCGTTTCAACTTAAAATCTACTTCAACTATACAGCAATGTTTGGACATACTGTGTTGGGATTGGTGAGGTTTCTGGCGTCGGTCAACCAGCTGCTGAGGTGATTGTACGTGCTTCTCctgtgttaaaaacaaaaaacatgctcAGGTTTTGGTGGACAAATGATTCTTTAAAATGAGGCTGAACCTATTTCCACGTCAAGTTGAAAACTAGGCTTAGTCACTGACGTACCTCGTGATGTCGTAGACCATCAGCGCCCCCGCCGCGCCGCGGTAATACGAGCGGGTTACGGCCCGGAAGCGCTCCTGGCCGGCCGTGTCCCAGATCTGCAGCTTGATTTTTTGGCCGCTCACCTCGATTATCCTTGTGCCGAACTCCACGCCGATGGTGTGGGGGCAGTCTGCCATGACTGCCGGGAAGGTAGAAGAaggatgtttttgtattttaattacaTCCCCACTAAACGTTTAAGTAGGCACACAAAGAATGAATCGTGCGATGGTGCGAACATTGTACCAATTTGTACCCCGCTAAGGTATTAAAAACTGAAGCTGCAATCACCAAAACCGACAGCTCAGTCGCCCGCAAATCGGGCAGCGGCTGTCGAACCGAAGCATTCAAAAGCCAAGGCGCGTGACTGGAAGCGGGGAGCGTGGCATCTGGCATCATAATGGCGACCATTGAACGTTAGACTGAATGAGCGGCTGCAGTTAAGACGCACAAGAGCCTCTCAGTACCGAGCGCACGCTTCCGTTTCCggtaattgaaagaaaaaacgcGGATGATGAAAAAGTATCGGAAGGTACTTACATTTCTTTTCTGTGAATTGGTGAAGCAAACATGACTTGCCGACCCCCATATCACCTGTGAAAAAAGTAAGATTGAGTGAAAAAAGGCGGGGCACGAGAAAACATGACTATTAGTTACTCCAGAATCCGAGATCATGTGATCGGAAATTAGGACTTAATGCTTACCAATGATGATGTATTTGAAAATGTAGGAGTAGTTGTACGGTGCCGTAGCCATTGTGGCTCTGAAAGAGAAATAACAACT
This window encodes:
- the rab14l gene encoding ras-related protein Rab-14, with product MATAPYNYSYIFKYIIIGDMGVGKSCLLHQFTEKKFMADCPHTIGVEFGTRIIEVSGQKIKLQIWDTAGQERFRAVTRSYYRGAAGALMVYDITRRSTYNHLSSWLTDARNLTNPNTVIILIGNKADLEAQRDVTYEEAKQFAEENGLLFLEASAKTGENVEDAFLEAAKKIYQNIQDGSLDLNAAESGVQHKPSAPQGGRLTSEPQPQREGCGC